Part of the Stackebrandtia endophytica genome is shown below.
GGTGAGCCGGTTGACGTGTTCAGCGGCAGCAGAGCGGGGTGTCTCCATTCGACGACTATAGAAGCTCGCACCGCGGTGGTGGGTGAGTCGAAATGGAAGCTGGGGCGTCGTTTCCCCGAATGCCTCGTGATCGATATATAGGGCTTTGATGATAATACGCACAGGATAGGCCATAATGGGCGGTATGTTGAAGCTTGCGATACTCGGGTTCCTCCGGGATCACCCACTGCACGGGTACGACCTCAAAAGCCGGATCGCCGCCCTCACCGGACACGTGAAACCGATCGCCGACGGAACCCTCTATCCGGCGATCAAACGGCTGGAAAACGCCGCCCTCCTCACCCGCCGCTCCGCCCCCGGAAAGATCGCCGCCCCGCGCCACATGCTCGAACTCACCCAGGACGGCATCGACTTCCTGCGGCGACTGCTACGCGACCCGGATGAACTGTTCATCACCGACGAGAACCGCTGGTTCACCCTCCTGGCGTTCCTGCGCCACCTGGAGAACCCGCGCGAGCAGGCCATAGTGCTGCGACGCCGTCTGGCGTTCCTATCCGATCCGGTCAGCTACTTCTACGACGCACACGGCCGCCCCATGGCCGCCGACGAATTCGAAGACCCGTTCCGGCAGGGACTGCTCACCATCACCAACGCCGCCAACCGAGCCGAATTCCGCTGGCTGCACACCACGATCGGAGAACTGGACCGCCACTGAACCCGCGACCCCAACTCAACCGGCGACACCGCAGCGCCCCGCCCAGAAATCACACCCCAGGCGTGGCAGACTCATCTCCCGTGTCCGATACATCCATCGAGTTGTCCCGCTACACCAGCCGGAAGGGAAACCGACTCGCCGACTCCATCATCACCGACGGAGATCTGAGCGATCTGGTCAACTCTTTCGAAACGGCGCTGTCCGATATTCGAAAGAACACCGAGACCAACGTCGTCATCGACGCGTTCGGGCGGATGCTGTGGCAGTACGCCATCGACTTCGCACACGGCGAACGCAATCATCGCCGCCTTCCAGGCACCGACGACCGTCCACTGTATTGGGCGCGCCTGGCCATGCGGCAGTCGCTCCGGCAGTGGCGACCACGGTTTCGCGTCGACGCCGATCGGCTGGCCGACTGGACCCGTCGCCTCGAATGGTCGTCCCGCGGCGTCACCGCCACCTCGTTCAGCGAAGAAGACGACGCGATCAAGGTGCTGATCAGCGGCTTCGATCCATTCGGACTACAGCACCACCCCTCCGCCTCCAACCCGTCGGGTGCGGCGGTCCTGCGGCTGCACGACACCACGATCGACACCGATGAGGGCCCGGTTCGCTTCCGGGGGGTCATACTCCCGGTACGCTACGCCGACTTCGACAACGGTCTGGTCGAGAAGATCTTCCGGCCGCACCTGACCGAAGGCCCCCAACAGGTCGACCTCGCGGTGACCATCAGTCAGGGAAGACCCGAGGGCTTCGACTTGGAGGTCTACAACGGACGCGGCCGCTACAGCGGCACCACCCGCGACAACGACGGGGTCGCCGGCGGAACCGACCAACTCGCGCCCGCACAGCCG
Proteins encoded:
- a CDS encoding PadR family transcriptional regulator; amino-acid sequence: MLKLAILGFLRDHPLHGYDLKSRIAALTGHVKPIADGTLYPAIKRLENAALLTRRSAPGKIAAPRHMLELTQDGIDFLRRLLRDPDELFITDENRWFTLLAFLRHLENPREQAIVLRRRLAFLSDPVSYFYDAHGRPMAADEFEDPFRQGLLTITNAANRAEFRWLHTTIGELDRH